TCTGGTCGGCCCACTCGCCGGGCACGGTCATCGTAGCCCAGCCGCTGGCGTCGTAGCCGGGGCTGTACCACTTTGGCTGGCCCGGTGCTTCGCCCTGGTCGGCCTGGTGCAGGCGCTGGTACCAGGCCCCGACGGCCGCGCCTTCGCGCTGCCTGGTGCCAGCTACCAGGGCGCTATCCTGGTAGGGCGCGCTTTGCTGCGCATACCTGGGAAACTGCTTGAGTGCGTCGGCGCTAAGCCAGGCTTCGGCCGGCGAGCCACCCACGGCGTTCTTTATCAGCCCCACGGGCACCTGGTAGCGGGCGTTGATTTCCTTGGCGAAGAAATAGCCCACGGCCGAGAAGTTGAGCACGGTTTCGGGGGTGGCGGCCACCCAGCTGCCGCCCGTCACATCGGCCCTGGGGCCGGTGAAGGCATAGCGCATGGGCACGTCGAACTGCCGGATGCGCGGGTTGGCGGCCTGGGCAATTACCTCGGGGTATTTGTCGCGCACGCGGCGCATGGGCAGCTCCATGTTCGACTGGCCCGAGCAGAGCCAGACGTCGCCCACCAGCACGTCTTGCAGCGTGAGGCGGTTGCTGGCCGTGATAGCAAGCGTGTAGGGGCCGCCGGCTTTCATAGCTGGCAGCAGCACGTGCCATTGGCCATCGGCGCTAGTGGTGGCGCGGTAGGTTTTGCCCTGAAAAGTCACGGCCACCGGCTCGCCCGCTTTGGCCCAGCCCCAGATGCGCACCGGCGTCTCGCGCTGCAGCACCATGCCGCTGCTTACCAGGCGCGGCAGGCGCACCTGGGCGTGGGCGACCGGGGCGGCCAGCAGGCAGCCGCTCAGCCAGGCCAGCCAGCCGGGCCGGAGCATTCCAGCAGAAAGAATACGGGTCATGCGCCGGGTCTTAATAGGTGTAGATTTTTACGTGTTGAATCATATACTCATTGCCGGGCACGCGCACGTGGCGGCCCTGGTGGTCCTCGTCGCCGTTCAGGCGGCGGCCGGGCACCCACTTCTCGCCTTCAAAGCGGCCTTCCTCCACGCTCAGGTAGCCGGCGCGCTTACCGCTGGCAAGGGGCTCGCAGGTGAGTACGAGGCCGGTCCCGACCAGGTAAAACTCGTCGGGGCCTACCGCGATGAGCAGGCCGCCGCCCGGCGTCCAGTCGGGCTTTTTGGCACCCAGCGACCAGCCCAGCGTGTACTCATGCCGGGCCGAGAAGCGGTAGTTGCCCAGCGTGGCGGTGCGGGCGGCCGAGTCTTTCTGCACCAGAAAGCCGCGCACCTGCCCGGCGGGCTGGTGCCGCGCCAGCAAAAAGCTTACCTGCTGCAGCAGCTCATAGGCTTTGCCGATGGGCGCGCCCTTGAGCGTATCGCTACCCTCAATAGCGAAAGGCGAGAACGACAGGCAGTTGTAGTTGCCAAAGGCAAAAAACGCCTTGGCCGCCACCCCGTCCTCAAAGCGGATTTCGGGGATAAAAAGCGGGTTGCCGCCGCGCGTGTACAGGTCGCACCAGTGCTTAAAATCGGGGTTGTAGAAGTCGGGAGCCAAGATATCGATGGCCGGGGCAGCGGCCTGCCACACGTCCATGAGGTGGGGCAGCGGGCCGGCGCTGGGGTACTTGCCCGGCGGCACGCCCGGCCGGTTGAGGGCCGCATTCACGTACATGGGCAAGGGGTAGGCGGCTTTGCCGGCGACGGCTACGGCGTTGGTATACACGGCGTAGTGCCAGGCCATAAAAATCTCGTCGGTGGCCGGGCTTTTGCCAAACACCTCTTCCCAGGTGCCGGTAGTTTTGGCGCCCTGCCGCTGCCAGATGGCCGCAAGCTCGGGCTTTAAGCTGTTGCGCTCGCGCTGCATATAGGCAAGCAGCGGGGCGGGCACGGGCTGCCGGAACGCTGCATTGGCGCGGGCATCGTAGCTGCGGGCGGTGGGCAGCATGCCAATCTCATTCTCGACCTGCACGGTTAGCACGGTATGCTGCTGGTCGTCGGTAGCTTTCAGGTGCTGCATCAACTGCCCGAAGGCCCGGCGGTCGGCCTCCAGGTTGCGGGGCTCGAAGGGCGTCAGGATTTCCTGCGGCACCCCGTTGTCACTTTCCGCGCGCGGGAAACGCCTGGTATCGGTTTTTACCCAGGCGGGCGCGTAGCACGACATGCTGTTTTTCCAGGCCCCGAACCAGAGAAGTACCAGCTTCAGGTGGTACTGGCGGGCATCGCGCAGCAGGCCATCAACCAGCGTAAAATCGAACTTGCCCTCGGCCGGCTCCAGCAGCTCCCAGTAGACCGGCGCAATCACCGTGTTCAGGTGCATGGCCTTCAGGCGGGGCCACACGGGCTGCATATAGGCTGTGCTCGAAGCCGCGGAGTTGCCCAGCTCGCCGCCCAGCACGAAATACGGCTTGCCATCGACCAGCAGCTGCGTACCCGAACCGGTTTTCACGAGCCGGGGCAGGCCGCTTTGGGCCTGCGCGCTCAGCACGCCCCACCAAAGCAGGCAAACCAGAAAGAACTTGCTTGTCAAAATATTCAGCCGGCTAAGTAGTCGATAAAGCTGGGCGGGCCAGCGAAAAGGGCGGCCGGACCGCGGTGGTCCGGCCGCTGCTTAATCGCGTTAGTAACCCGGATTCTGGGTGATTTTGCCGCTGGTACGGTCAACCTCAGTTTGCGGAATGGGCCGCAGCACGTGGAAGTCCTTAATGTTGATAGCGGCGTTGGAGCCATACACGCCGCCTTTGGTAAAGCCGGTGGTAACGGCCGTCAGCGGGGGCGAATAGCTGGTATTGCGCTCCCGCACCAGCAGCTGGCCGGTGCGCTTGAGGTCGTACCAGCGCGTGAACTCCCCGCACAGCTCGCGGGTGCGCTCGTTGAGGATGAAGTCGAGGGTTACCTGAGCGGCGGTGATGTCCATCGCCGCCTTTTTGCCGCTGGCAGCGGCGCGCTCCCGCACCACGTTGAGGTACGTGGCGGCCTGGGCTGCATTCCCCAGGTAGTAATACGCCTCGGCCGCTATCAGGTACGTTTCGGCCAGGCGGTAGATGATGTTGGGCCGGGTCGAAAAGCCGTTGACAGAGGTACGGCTGCGCGAGTCAAACTTGTTGAGGGTCGGGAAGTACTCGGTGGTGTACTGGCTGGGAGTTATTACCACGTACGGCACGGGCTGGCGGGCGGCAATCTGGGCCAGCTTGGCGGCCGATAATTCCCGGCCGGGGTACCAGGCGGCGGTGTCGCCGGCTACTGCCTTGGTGCTGCCGGCGTTGCCGCCGGGCGAGTTTACCAGGTACACCGTCGTAAACCACTTGTTGTAGCGCGCGTCGGTGGTGCGCAGCTGCGCGCCCGACTCCAGGGCGTTGCCATTGGCATCGCGCAGGATGTAGGAATCTTCCAGATAGTGCGTGACGCAGTGCCGGGCAAACGGCCGGCCGTTGTTAACGTCGCGCACCATGTTGGGCAGCTTGTCGTAGCGGCTGCGGTACTGGAAGCCCAGCACGTTTTCCCCGCCAAACGTGAAGCCGTCGATGCGATTAAAGGTTGCGTCGCCGCTGAACTGCACGTTCATGATAACCTCCTTGCCATTCTCGTTGCCTTCGGCAAACACGGTGGCGGGGTCCGTTTCCAGGCCCAGGCCGTAGCGGCCCTGGTTGTCAATCAGCTCCTTGGCATACTTGGCGGCATTGGTGTAGTCGTCGCTTTGCTTGGCCGAGGAGGTAGCGCGGGTCAGGTACACTTTGGCCAGCAGGTGCAGGGCCGTGGCGCGCGTTACGCGGCCGGGCTGGGCAGGCTTGTCGGCAATGGTGCCCAGGGCATCGGTCAGGTCCTTGATAATCTGGGTGTACACATCGGCCAGCGGGGCCCGCGTGATGTCCTTGGTGGGCGAGTCCACGAAGCTCAGCATCAGGGGCACGTCGCCGAAATCCTGCACCAGCACGAAGTAGTACTGCGCCCGCAGCAGCTTGGTTTCGGCCACCAGCTGCGTAATGCGGGCCGGCGTCAGCCCCTGCACCGTGGCCGAGTACTGCAACACGCCGTTGGCGGTGTTGATGGCCGAGTAGCACGTGCTCCAGATAAAGGAGTGCGAGCCATCGTTGACCGGGGTCAGGGCCGAGGGGTCGTAGTCGCTCAGGCCACTGCTGGCCGTGATGCCGTTGGTCCACTGGTCGGTGCCGGCCTCGGTGGTAAAGGTCGAGGCATCGTTGCCATAAACCTGGCGCAGGGCCGAGTATACGCCCGTTACGCCCGCCTCTACCCCCTGCGAGGTGCTCAGGAAGGAGGGCGTCAGGATGGAGGTCGGGTTTTCGTCCAGAATGTCCTTTTTGCAGCCGCCGGAGGCCAGCAGCAAGGACGCTCCAATGCTTACTAATACTATCTTTTTCATATATAGATGGCGCGGGGCGCCGGAAAAACGAGTGGGTGAGAAAAGGGGCCGGCAGATTAGAAGCCCAGGTTGACGCCGACAATAAAGGCGCGCGTCACGGGGTAGTTGGCCCCAACGCCGGCCAGGCCGGCCGAGCTGCTGTTGGGGTTGCCGCCCGTAAACTCGATACCGCCCGCCGTACCCACGTTTGCGGCGTTGAAGCGGCTGGAGTACGAGAGCGCGTCGGGGTCGATGGCCTTGTTGTCCTTAAAGAAAGGGTCTCGGGCCCAGATGAGCGGGTTCTGAACCTGCACGTAGATGCGGGCGCTGCTCATGAAGGCCGACTTGGCCCAGGCCGCCGGGATGGTATAGCCCAGGTCGATGCTCCGGACTTTAATAAACGTGCCGTCGCGGTAAGCCAGGGTCTGGCCGTAGGTAGGCCATTCGTTGGCGCGGGCCGACTGGTCGGGCTCGGGGTAGGTATTGCTGGGGTTGGTGGGGGTCCAGTAATCGAGGTTTACCTGGTTGCGGCGGCCGGTGTTGGTGGTGAAGTAGGCGGGCCCGAACAGCGTCGGGTCAACCACGGTGGCTCCTACGCGGGTGAGCGCCACGGCCGTGAGGTCGAAGCCCTTGAAGCGGAAGCGGTTGGTGAGGCCGGCCTCAAACTTGGGCTGGCGCGAGCCGATAACCACGCGGTCGCTGGCGTTGATAACGCCGTCGCCGTTGGTGTCCTGAATCTTAATCTGGCCGGGCTTCGAGTTGTACTTCTTGGCCTGGTCGGCCTCGGAGGTCTGCCAGATACCCAGGTTTTTGTAGTCGTAGATAACGTAGAGCGGCTGGCCGATAAAGCGCTGGTTGCCCACGTCGCTCAGCTCGTTGCCGTTGGCATCGGTGCCCAGGCCCAGCGACAAAATCTTTTCCCGGTTCAGGGTGAAGTTCCAGTCGGTGTTCCATTCAAAGCCATCCGGGTTTTTGGGCCGAATATTCACCGTCGTCAGCGAGATTTCGAGGCCCCGGTTCTGGGTCTGGCCGGCATTGCGAATGAAAGAGGTGTAACCGCTGGCGGCGGGCAGGGCATCGGGCAGCAGCAGGTCGCTGGTGCGCTGCTGGTACACCTCTACGCTACCCGTGATGCGGTTTTGCAGAAAGCCGAAATCGAGGCCGAAGTTGGTGGTAGTAGTGTATTCCCAGCCCAGGTTCGGGTTCGGGATGCCAGTAGGCACTACGCCGATGGCGCCGGTCGAGCCGTAGTTGTAGTAGCCCGACCCAATGCCGGCCGACAGCAGGCCCAGCGTCTGGTAGGGGTTCACGGCGGTGCTGCCCACGCGGCCCAGGCTGGCGCGCAGCTTCAGGGTGCTGAGCCAGTCTTTACCCTGCATAAAGCTTTCATTGGCAATGTTCCAGGCGAGGGCCCCCGAGGGAAACGCCTTGTACTTGTTGCCCGGCGCCAGGCGCGACGAGCCATCGGCGCGCACGGTCACGGTGGCCGAGTAGCGGTTGTCGTAGGCGTAGTTCAGGCGGGCCATGTAGGAGAGAATGTCCCACTGCTGCGCGGTGCTGGTGGTCGAAACGGGCGTGCCGGCGCCCATGTTGTTGTCGAGCTGGTAGTTGGTGGGCAGGTTGCGCACCGAGGCATAGAAGCCATCGTAGTTGTACTGCTGGGCGCTGTAGAGGCCGGTAAAGCCAATCGTATGCTTGCCAAAGGTGTTGTTATAGAGCAGCAGGTTTTCGGCCAGCAGGTTGAAAGCCAGGTTGGTAGAGCGCTGAGCGGTGCTGGGTCCGCCGCCGTTCTGGGGGGTATTGGAGGCGTAGAACTGGCCATTGTTTTCCGAGCGCGCATCCAGCCCCAGGTTCAGGCGGTAGTCCAGCCCTTTCAGGATATTCACCTGGCCGTAGAGGCTGTTGAAGGTACGCAGGCGGCGGTTCTGGTCTTTGTGCGCGTCTTGGGTATAAAGCGTCAGCGGGTTAGCACCCGCCGTATCCGTGTTCGGAAACAGCACGGGCAGGCCGTTAGCATCATAGGCCGAAGCCAGCGGACTGGTCGTCAGAATCTGGTAGAGGATGTTGATGTCCGGGTCGTCGGCCACGGTGTAGGTATTGAGCGAGTTCACGCCCACCTTGATGCGCTTGCCAATCTGCTGGTCGAGCGTTGCCCGCAGCGAGTAGCGCTGAAAGCGCTGCACCGGCACAATGCCCGACTCGTCGTAGTAGCCCAGCGAAGCCGAGTACTGCGTCTGGTCGGTGCCGCCGCTCACGCCCAGCACGTGGTTCTGGATGTGGCCGTTCTGGAAAAGCAGGCTCTGGTAGTCGGTTGTTTTGCCGGCCGCGTAGTTGGCCCGCTCGTCGGTAGTCAGAAAGCTGGGGTTCGACGGGTCGAAGTTCGGGTTCTGGGCCTTGTAGGCTTCGAGCTTGTAGTTGTAGTACTGCTGACCGTTTTGCAGGTCGTAGCGGCCATAGAGCTTTTTCAGACCCGCGTAGCCGCTGTAGGTGGCGCGGGGCGCGCCGCTTTTGCCGTGCCGGGTCGTGATGAGGATAATGCCGTTAGCCCCGCGCGAGCCATAGATGGCGGTCGCGCTGGCATCCTTGAGCACTTCGAGCGAGGTAATGTCGTCGGGGTTCAGGTCGTTGAGGCTGCCATCGTAGGGCACCCCGTCAACCACCAGCAGCGGGTCGTTGGAGCCCGAGATGGAGCGGTTGCCCCGGATGCGGATAACCGGCGACTGCCCCGGCGTGGTGCTGGAGCTGGAAACGGTGATACCGGCGGCGCGGCCCTGCAGGGCCTGGCCCACGTTGGCCACCGGCACGTCGCGCAGCTGCTCGTCGCTCACCGTCGAGATGGCGCCCGTTACCTGGCTTTTCTTCTGGGTGCCGTAGCCCACAATCTGCACCTCATTCAGGGCCTGGGTTTCGGGTACCAGCTGCTGGCTCAGGCTGGTGCGCTTGCCCACGGCAATCTCCAGCTTGGTGAAACCCACCGAGCTGAATACCAGGATGCTGTTATCGTCGGGCACGGTCACGTTGTAGTTGCCGTTTACGTCGGTGGTAGCCCCGGTGGTAGTGCCTTTTACCACTACCGTCACACCGGGCAGGCCTTCGCCGTTGTCGGAAGTGATTTTGCCGGTAACGGTGTGGGCACCAGCTACCTGGGCATAGGCTACCTGTGGTGCCAGCGGAGCGAGGCTGCCGCTGAGCAGCAGCATGGGCACCAGGCGCGACCATTTCCAGCCCTTCGGTGGGCAAGAAGTGCGTATGCGTGTGTTCATGGGCGGGAAAAATGAAAAGTGAAAAGTTTATTTTGTAGCTGGCGGCCGGTGCTTGCTCGTTGTCAGCGGCCAAGCGTTTTCTGCCTCAATGCTTTGCTTAGCAGGCACTAGCACCTAAAAAACCGGCGCTGACTGTTAGAATCCGATGGAATTGCCACCGTCCACGGGCAGCGACACGCCCGTGATGTAGCGCGCGCCCTCCGAGGCCAGAAACACGGCGGCGTGGCCGATATCGGCGGGGCGGCCAAACTCGCCCATCGGCGTGCGGCGCATGGCGCGGTCGCGGCGGTCGGGGTCCGAGTTCATGGCGGTGCGGCTCATCTCGGTTTCGATAAAGCCGGGCGCGATGGCATTCACGCGCACGTTGTGGCAGGAAAACTCGGAGGCCAGCACTTTCACCATGCCCTCCACCGCCGACTTGGACGCCGCGTAGGCCACCACGCGGTCGATACCGTAGTAGGCGGCCATCGACGAAATCATGAGAATGGTGCCGCTGCGCCGGGCTACCATGCGCCGGGCCGCCGCCCGCGTGAGCGAGAACACGGCGTTGAGGTTGGTCTGGATAATGCGGTCGAACTCCTCATCGGTGACCTCTAGCGCCGGCTTTTTCATGTTAATGCCCGCGTTGTTGACCAGAATATCGAGCGGGCCATACCCGGCCTCTACCTGCGCCACGAGGTCGTCGAGCGAACTCAGGTTACATATATCATTTACTATATATTCAGCCCCCTTTCCCAGCTCGGCGGCCGACTCCCGCAGCACCGCCTCGCGGCGGCCGGTAATGACGACAGTAGCCCCGGCCTGCACCATGCACCGGGCTATTTCGAGGCCGATGCCGCTGCCGCCGCCCGTGATGAGCGCCACCCGACCGGCCAGTGAAAACACGTTGGGCTGGGGCGCGGGCGTGGCAGTCGGGACCGGGCTGGCGGCCGAAGCCGGATGGCCGTTCGCAGATAGTATCGAAGTATTCATGAGCAGGATAATGACGAGCTGAATAGGCGGAATTATTTGAGCTGGTAGAGCTGAACGAGCTGCTTGATGTCGGCCAGT
The sequence above is drawn from the Hymenobacter baengnokdamensis genome and encodes:
- a CDS encoding GH35 family beta-galactosidase, yielding MTSKFFLVCLLWWGVLSAQAQSGLPRLVKTGSGTQLLVDGKPYFVLGGELGNSAASSTAYMQPVWPRLKAMHLNTVIAPVYWELLEPAEGKFDFTLVDGLLRDARQYHLKLVLLWFGAWKNSMSCYAPAWVKTDTRRFPRAESDNGVPQEILTPFEPRNLEADRRAFGQLMQHLKATDDQQHTVLTVQVENEIGMLPTARSYDARANAAFRQPVPAPLLAYMQRERNSLKPELAAIWQRQGAKTTGTWEEVFGKSPATDEIFMAWHYAVYTNAVAVAGKAAYPLPMYVNAALNRPGVPPGKYPSAGPLPHLMDVWQAAAPAIDILAPDFYNPDFKHWCDLYTRGGNPLFIPEIRFEDGVAAKAFFAFGNYNCLSFSPFAIEGSDTLKGAPIGKAYELLQQVSFLLARHQPAGQVRGFLVQKDSAARTATLGNYRFSARHEYTLGWSLGAKKPDWTPGGGLLIAVGPDEFYLVGTGLVLTCEPLASGKRAGYLSVEEGRFEGEKWVPGRRLNGDEDHQGRHVRVPGNEYMIQHVKIYTY
- a CDS encoding RagB/SusD family nutrient uptake outer membrane protein encodes the protein MKKIVLVSIGASLLLASGGCKKDILDENPTSILTPSFLSTSQGVEAGVTGVYSALRQVYGNDASTFTTEAGTDQWTNGITASSGLSDYDPSALTPVNDGSHSFIWSTCYSAINTANGVLQYSATVQGLTPARITQLVAETKLLRAQYYFVLVQDFGDVPLMLSFVDSPTKDITRAPLADVYTQIIKDLTDALGTIADKPAQPGRVTRATALHLLAKVYLTRATSSAKQSDDYTNAAKYAKELIDNQGRYGLGLETDPATVFAEGNENGKEVIMNVQFSGDATFNRIDGFTFGGENVLGFQYRSRYDKLPNMVRDVNNGRPFARHCVTHYLEDSYILRDANGNALESGAQLRTTDARYNKWFTTVYLVNSPGGNAGSTKAVAGDTAAWYPGRELSAAKLAQIAARQPVPYVVITPSQYTTEYFPTLNKFDSRSRTSVNGFSTRPNIIYRLAETYLIAAEAYYYLGNAAQAATYLNVVRERAAASGKKAAMDITAAQVTLDFILNERTRELCGEFTRWYDLKRTGQLLVRERNTSYSPPLTAVTTGFTKGGVYGSNAAINIKDFHVLRPIPQTEVDRTSGKITQNPGY
- a CDS encoding SusC/RagA family TonB-linked outer membrane protein, with translation MNTRIRTSCPPKGWKWSRLVPMLLLSGSLAPLAPQVAYAQVAGAHTVTGKITSDNGEGLPGVTVVVKGTTTGATTDVNGNYNVTVPDDNSILVFSSVGFTKLEIAVGKRTSLSQQLVPETQALNEVQIVGYGTQKKSQVTGAISTVSDEQLRDVPVANVGQALQGRAAGITVSSSSTTPGQSPVIRIRGNRSISGSNDPLLVVDGVPYDGSLNDLNPDDITSLEVLKDASATAIYGSRGANGIILITTRHGKSGAPRATYSGYAGLKKLYGRYDLQNGQQYYNYKLEAYKAQNPNFDPSNPSFLTTDERANYAAGKTTDYQSLLFQNGHIQNHVLGVSGGTDQTQYSASLGYYDESGIVPVQRFQRYSLRATLDQQIGKRIKVGVNSLNTYTVADDPDINILYQILTTSPLASAYDANGLPVLFPNTDTAGANPLTLYTQDAHKDQNRRLRTFNSLYGQVNILKGLDYRLNLGLDARSENNGQFYASNTPQNGGGPSTAQRSTNLAFNLLAENLLLYNNTFGKHTIGFTGLYSAQQYNYDGFYASVRNLPTNYQLDNNMGAGTPVSTTSTAQQWDILSYMARLNYAYDNRYSATVTVRADGSSRLAPGNKYKAFPSGALAWNIANESFMQGKDWLSTLKLRASLGRVGSTAVNPYQTLGLLSAGIGSGYYNYGSTGAIGVVPTGIPNPNLGWEYTTTTNFGLDFGFLQNRITGSVEVYQQRTSDLLLPDALPAASGYTSFIRNAGQTQNRGLEISLTTVNIRPKNPDGFEWNTDWNFTLNREKILSLGLGTDANGNELSDVGNQRFIGQPLYVIYDYKNLGIWQTSEADQAKKYNSKPGQIKIQDTNGDGVINASDRVVIGSRQPKFEAGLTNRFRFKGFDLTAVALTRVGATVVDPTLFGPAYFTTNTGRRNQVNLDYWTPTNPSNTYPEPDQSARANEWPTYGQTLAYRDGTFIKVRSIDLGYTIPAAWAKSAFMSSARIYVQVQNPLIWARDPFFKDNKAIDPDALSYSSRFNAANVGTAGGIEFTGGNPNSSSAGLAGVGANYPVTRAFIVGVNLGF
- a CDS encoding SDR family NAD(P)-dependent oxidoreductase, with amino-acid sequence MNTSILSANGHPASAASPVPTATPAPQPNVFSLAGRVALITGGGSGIGLEIARCMVQAGATVVITGRREAVLRESAAELGKGAEYIVNDICNLSSLDDLVAQVEAGYGPLDILVNNAGINMKKPALEVTDEEFDRIIQTNLNAVFSLTRAAARRMVARRSGTILMISSMAAYYGIDRVVAYAASKSAVEGMVKVLASEFSCHNVRVNAIAPGFIETEMSRTAMNSDPDRRDRAMRRTPMGEFGRPADIGHAAVFLASEGARYITGVSLPVDGGNSIGF